A stretch of Thermoanaerobaculum aquaticum DNA encodes these proteins:
- a CDS encoding GH1 family beta-glucosidase, producing MGQGFPKDFLLGVATSAYQIEGSPLADGAGPSNWHVWCQQPGRIFEGHTGEVACDHYRRYREDVALMAQLGVEAYRFSVAWSRVLPEGVGAVNPRGLDFYQRLVDALLKAGIGPMVTLFHWDLPQALAERGGWANPDTAKYFADYSAVVFRALQDRVSLWATINEPWVVMDAGYVHGVHPPGLRDPKLALWVAHHLLLGHSLAVQQGRALGVGQVGLVVNLEPKAAASEADRQAQERAHAYQNQWFLDPLFFGRYPPQAEEAWGPFWEELDASPLSQGKPDFVGINYYTRGVVGHDPGAPPPFVRRLSPPPERSTAMGWEVYPQGLAEAVLWVQERYGALPLYITENGAAFPDPEPQQGRVRDPQRVAYLREHLQVVAGLLAQGVNLKGYFVWSFLDNFEWSFGFSKRFGLVFVDFATQKRTVKDSGWFYRDVLASRGANLTG from the coding sequence ATGGGTCAAGGTTTTCCCAAGGATTTCCTGCTCGGGGTTGCCACGTCGGCTTACCAAATCGAGGGTTCCCCTTTGGCCGACGGTGCCGGTCCCAGCAACTGGCACGTTTGGTGCCAGCAGCCAGGGCGCATTTTTGAAGGGCACACCGGCGAGGTGGCCTGTGATCACTACCGCCGGTACCGGGAAGACGTGGCGCTCATGGCGCAGTTGGGGGTTGAAGCGTACCGCTTTTCCGTGGCCTGGAGCCGGGTTTTGCCTGAAGGCGTTGGCGCGGTCAACCCCAGGGGCCTGGATTTTTACCAGCGGTTGGTGGACGCGCTCCTCAAAGCCGGCATCGGGCCCATGGTGACCCTGTTCCACTGGGACTTGCCGCAAGCTCTGGCCGAGCGCGGGGGATGGGCGAACCCCGACACCGCGAAGTACTTTGCCGACTACTCTGCGGTGGTGTTTCGAGCTTTGCAGGATCGGGTTTCCCTTTGGGCCACCATTAACGAACCGTGGGTGGTGATGGACGCCGGTTACGTCCACGGGGTTCATCCTCCAGGTTTGCGAGATCCTAAGCTGGCACTGTGGGTGGCCCACCACTTGCTTTTGGGTCATAGCCTGGCAGTGCAGCAGGGCCGGGCGCTGGGTGTGGGGCAAGTGGGTTTGGTGGTGAACCTGGAACCCAAGGCGGCTGCTTCGGAAGCCGACCGCCAGGCCCAGGAGCGGGCCCACGCCTACCAAAACCAGTGGTTTTTGGACCCGCTGTTTTTTGGCCGCTATCCACCCCAAGCGGAGGAAGCTTGGGGTCCGTTTTGGGAGGAACTGGACGCTTCCCCTTTGAGCCAGGGCAAGCCGGATTTTGTGGGCATCAACTACTACACCCGGGGGGTGGTTGGCCATGACCCCGGCGCTCCCCCACCCTTTGTGCGTCGCCTTTCGCCACCCCCGGAGCGCAGCACCGCCATGGGCTGGGAGGTGTACCCCCAGGGTTTGGCGGAAGCGGTGCTGTGGGTGCAGGAACGCTACGGGGCCCTTCCCCTTTACATCACCGAAAACGGCGCGGCCTTCCCGGATCCCGAACCGCAGCAAGGGCGGGTGCGAGATCCGCAGCGGGTGGCCTACCTCCGGGAGCACTTGCAGGTGGTGGCTGGGCTTCTGGCCCAGGGGGTAAACCTCAAGGGCTACTTCGTGTGGTCTTTTCTGGACAACTTCGAGTGGAGCTTTGGCTTTTCCAAGCGTTTTGGCTTGGTTTTTGTGGATTTTGCCACGCAAAAGCGAACGGTGAAGGATTCCGGCTGGTTTTACCGGGACGTCCTTGCCAGCCGCGGGGCGAACTTGACCGGCTAA
- a CDS encoding discoidin domain-containing protein — protein sequence MTLGLALAMVLHNFLPTLWQPVASDGVISQLSQTATCPVVLRYDFKGFGGWVGVKQDADLQLPDNFVLRLRLSGEGLPNRLEVKLVSGANVFWHVTPDYQPSPAGVELSLHRRDFSFAWGPRPDAALKHLSGLEVVLSAQQGGAGRLCLERAELAPLPPEPTPIPPSVAASSQVADHPPQLVLDGDAKTYWQPQRADEQMLEFHSHPQPVAGVTVLWRGPERPQWLMVEVQKGGEWQTLAQGAPGVGPVTTWFWPAQELSHLRLVFKGKQPLHVAEVMWEGASFGPVAAAQRLAGFSQRGLLPRGFLQEQVYFTAFGLPSGPVGLFSEDGAVELGNTGITLEPMVEVNDRLVTWADVTTTRSLAKGFLPLPTLTWSHPSFTLELSPRYLNGGLLEIKARLHARQPLSGRFFWLLRPWRVTPPWHSLNLPRLVGSVTRLEKQGNAVTVNQSWKVRPADGGFSFHGVPFATGEIARYLENHRLPPQGPVDDPHGLASGALVFALDLQAGQSRSFDVAVELVPQTTAAVTSNPEELWSSQLAGFDLRLPQTAGALPALVKTNVAYIHLLRQGPALMPGPRSYARVWIRDAALMGWVLLRLGYFQEVEEFLRFFIPLQFPNGKVPCCWDSRGADPVAEHDSFGELVFLVAEFTRFSGRKELAQTFWPQLVKAADYANSLRQQNRTQAFALLEKARFFGLLPPSISHEGYAANPVHSYWDDFWALRGFQDMAFLAQLLGQSAEAPRWHAVSQEFAQELVRSLARVVAEEKLAYLPASADLADFDPASSAIALSPLELTELLSSLPLRETFERYLKEAQGPRTYTPYEARIASALVRLGMREQAAALLQKIAADTRPAGWNGFPEVVTENPREPRFVGDMPHGWVGAEFVRAVLDLLAFSQGDQLVVAAGVPQPWLAESSEVRLEGLRTPWGSFGLRARGAADRVVFWLKGDNPPKGVWLAWPFTRRATVNGLPADVQPQGVFLASLPAEVVLWR from the coding sequence ATGACCCTGGGCCTAGCGTTGGCAATGGTCCTCCATAACTTTCTGCCCACCCTGTGGCAGCCGGTGGCATCTGACGGGGTCATTTCTCAGCTCAGTCAAACCGCCACCTGTCCGGTGGTTTTACGTTACGACTTCAAGGGCTTTGGCGGTTGGGTGGGGGTCAAACAGGATGCCGATCTCCAGCTGCCAGACAACTTTGTCCTCAGGCTGCGGCTTTCCGGGGAAGGCTTGCCCAACCGCTTGGAAGTGAAGCTGGTTTCCGGGGCCAACGTGTTTTGGCACGTGACCCCGGACTACCAGCCTAGCCCTGCCGGGGTGGAGCTTTCCCTCCACCGCCGGGACTTTTCCTTTGCCTGGGGCCCCCGGCCTGACGCCGCCCTCAAACACCTCTCGGGGTTGGAGGTGGTGCTGTCCGCCCAGCAAGGAGGTGCCGGAAGGCTTTGCCTGGAGCGTGCTGAGCTGGCCCCTTTGCCCCCGGAGCCCACCCCGATCCCGCCCAGCGTGGCCGCCAGCTCGCAGGTAGCGGATCACCCTCCCCAGCTGGTTTTGGACGGGGACGCCAAAACCTACTGGCAGCCGCAACGAGCTGACGAGCAGATGCTGGAGTTTCACAGCCACCCCCAGCCGGTGGCCGGGGTCACGGTGCTCTGGCGTGGCCCGGAGCGCCCGCAATGGCTAATGGTGGAGGTACAAAAAGGAGGGGAATGGCAGACCCTGGCGCAAGGAGCTCCCGGGGTGGGGCCAGTGACCACCTGGTTTTGGCCTGCCCAAGAGCTTTCCCACCTGCGGCTGGTTTTCAAGGGGAAGCAACCCCTGCATGTGGCCGAGGTCATGTGGGAAGGGGCAAGCTTTGGTCCGGTGGCCGCGGCTCAGCGCTTAGCAGGCTTTTCCCAGCGGGGGCTTTTGCCACGGGGCTTTTTGCAGGAACAGGTTTACTTCACAGCTTTTGGTCTGCCTTCAGGCCCGGTGGGGCTTTTTTCCGAGGATGGGGCTGTGGAGCTGGGAAACACCGGCATCACCCTGGAGCCCATGGTTGAGGTGAACGACCGCCTGGTGACTTGGGCGGACGTAACCACCACCCGCAGCTTGGCCAAAGGCTTTTTGCCTTTGCCCACCCTCACCTGGAGCCACCCTTCCTTCACCCTGGAGCTTTCCCCGCGGTACCTGAACGGGGGCCTTTTGGAAATTAAAGCTCGGCTTCACGCCCGGCAGCCCCTTTCCGGGCGTTTTTTTTGGCTGCTGCGCCCCTGGCGGGTGACACCCCCTTGGCATAGCTTGAACCTGCCCCGCCTGGTGGGTTCCGTGACCAGGCTGGAAAAGCAGGGAAACGCAGTGACCGTGAACCAGAGCTGGAAGGTGCGGCCAGCCGACGGGGGCTTTTCTTTTCACGGGGTGCCGTTTGCCACCGGGGAAATTGCGAGGTACCTCGAAAACCACAGGTTGCCACCACAAGGCCCGGTGGATGATCCGCACGGACTTGCTTCCGGCGCTTTGGTTTTTGCGCTGGATTTGCAAGCAGGGCAATCCCGAAGCTTCGATGTGGCCGTGGAGCTCGTGCCACAGACAACGGCCGCTGTCACCTCCAACCCCGAAGAGCTTTGGTCTTCCCAGCTCGCCGGCTTCGACCTGCGGTTACCCCAGACCGCCGGGGCGTTACCGGCGCTGGTAAAAACGAACGTGGCCTACATCCACCTCCTGCGCCAGGGGCCAGCGCTCATGCCCGGCCCCCGCAGCTACGCCCGGGTGTGGATCCGGGATGCGGCGCTCATGGGCTGGGTTTTGCTGCGCTTGGGCTATTTCCAGGAAGTGGAGGAGTTCCTGCGCTTTTTCATCCCCCTGCAGTTTCCCAACGGCAAGGTACCTTGCTGCTGGGACAGCCGGGGAGCGGATCCAGTGGCGGAGCACGACTCCTTTGGGGAGCTGGTCTTTCTCGTGGCGGAGTTCACCCGCTTTTCCGGACGGAAAGAGCTCGCGCAAACCTTTTGGCCACAGCTGGTGAAAGCAGCGGACTACGCCAACAGCCTGCGCCAGCAAAACCGCACGCAAGCGTTCGCCTTGCTGGAAAAGGCCCGTTTTTTTGGGCTTCTCCCTCCTTCCATCAGCCACGAAGGCTACGCCGCCAACCCGGTTCACTCCTACTGGGATGACTTTTGGGCGCTGCGGGGCTTTCAGGACATGGCCTTCCTGGCCCAGCTTTTGGGCCAGAGTGCCGAGGCCCCGCGCTGGCACGCTGTAAGCCAGGAGTTTGCCCAGGAGCTGGTGCGCTCGCTGGCCCGGGTGGTGGCCGAAGAAAAGCTCGCCTACCTGCCGGCCAGCGCCGATCTGGCGGATTTTGACCCCGCGTCGTCCGCCATTGCTTTGTCGCCTTTGGAACTCACGGAGCTCCTGAGCTCCCTGCCGTTGCGGGAAACCTTTGAGCGCTACTTAAAGGAAGCGCAAGGCCCCCGCACCTACACCCCTTACGAGGCGCGCATTGCAAGCGCCCTGGTTCGCCTGGGCATGCGGGAACAGGCGGCAGCGCTGCTACAAAAGATCGCCGCAGATACCCGCCCTGCCGGCTGGAACGGCTTTCCCGAGGTCGTCACCGAAAACCCCCGGGAGCCCCGGTTTGTGGGGGACATGCCCCACGGCTGGGTAGGGGCCGAGTTCGTGCGGGCCGTTTTGGACCTTCTGGCGTTTTCCCAGGGAGACCAGCTGGTGGTGGCTGCCGGAGTCCCTCAGCCATGGCTCGCCGAAAGTTCGGAAGTTCGGCTGGAGGGCCTCCGCACTCCCTGGGGAAGCTTTGGCCTCCGGGCCCGGGGGGCAGCGGATCGGGTGGTGTTTTGGCTGAAGGGGGATAACCCACCAAAAGGGGTTTGGCTGGCCTGGCCCTTCACCCGTCGAGCCACGGTAAATGGCTTACCGGCAGACGTGCAACCGCAAGGGGTTTTCCTTGCCTCCTTACCGGCGGAGGTGGTGCTGTGGCGTTAG